The Deltaproteobacteria bacterium DNA segment CGAGCCCATCGACTGGTTCGATCCGCCGGAGGGCATCCGCTACCTGCGGGTCGACCCCGAGAGCGGCCTGCTCGCCCACCCCGACGGGCTGGGCGTCTTCGAGCCCTTCGTCGCCGGCACCGAGCCCCTCGAGACGGCCCCGCCGCCCGACACGCTCCTCTCCGAGGATTTCCTCACCCTCGATCCGCGGGGTATTCCGTGAAGGTGCGCTGCAGACTCCGAGCGATCGTCGCGCTGGCGGCCCTTCTCCTTCTCTCCCTGGCTCCGGCGCTCGCTCGCGCGGCGCGGGAGTCCACCCCGATCTCCGCGATCGATCGGCTGGTGGACGACTTCGGGGCTCGGCTGGACGAGGCCCTGCCGGCCGTGGAACCCCGGAACCTCGCGCTGGTCTTCCGGGCCCGGGGCCCCGAGGACGGCCCCGCGGCGGGCGGCGAGCTCGGGCGCGTGGTCGAGGCCGCCCTGCCCGCCGCGCTTCGTGGCGCTGCCGGGATCACCCACGTCCACCTGCTCCCCCCTTCGGACCACGAGACCCACCTGCGCCAGGCCGCGCGGGCGGGCGCCACCCACCTCCTGGAGGTCAGCCTGCACCTGGTGGGCAGCGAGCTGCTCCTCACCGGTGAGCTCGCCCCGACCTGGGAGAACCTCTGGACCGGCGAGATCGTCGGCGAGACCACCACCTTCAGCGTGCGGACCCGGGCCGACCGCGCCGCCCTCCTCCTGGCCCGGGCAGCCACCGCCGCCGCCCCGAGCAGCACCCACCTGCGCCTCGTGCCCCTCGGCGAGCTCCCCGGTGAGGTCGTGGCCCTCTCCATCGGCGACGCCCGGGGGGACGGACAGCAGCTCCTGGCGGCCCTCGATCTGGAGGCGGTCACGCTCCACCGCCTCCACGACGGGCGCCTGGAGGAGCTCGCCCGCCACGAGCTCTCGGATCGGGGGCGGGCCCTCGTCCGCCCGCGCTCCCCGACCGGCGGCGTGGCCATCGCCAAGGTGGCCTTCGCCCCGGCCCTCACCTTCCGGCACGAGCGCCACAGCGCCGGCGCCGTCCTGCGCTTCAAGCGAGGCCGCCTGGAGCACCTGGCGGAGGCCCAGGACGTGCCCCTCTCCGCCACCGACGAGCTGCTCCTCTTCGGGGAGCTCGTCCCCGGCCAGAGCCGCTTCGGCCCCCGCCTGCGCCTCCAGGGCCCGGGGATGGTGGCCAACCTCGAGGTGGGCGGCGAGCTCCTCGAGGCCGCGCTCTCCCCGGCGGGAGACGAGCTGATGATCCTGCGCCCCGACCACACCCTCGAGCGCTTCGCCCTGCGCCGGGACAAGAGCAGCGCCCGCCTCGAGCGCCTGCCGCTGCGCGCGCCCCCCGCGGGCCTCGGCCTGGCGATCGCCGACCTCGACGGGGACGGCAGCCCCGAGCGCATCGCCTCGGCGGCCGAGCCCCCGGGCCTCGAGGATCGCCTGCAGATCGCCGAGCTCGCCGGCGAGGTGCGCGAGCTGCGCCCGATCCCCGGCGCCGTGCGCTGCGCCGCCACCGGGGACCTCGACGCCGACGGCCGCGACGACGTGGTGGTGGCGTCGATCCTGGGCGGCACCACCTACCTCTACCTGCTCACGGGGGCCCCATGAGCCACCGGACGAAGCTCGCCGCGCTCCTCTCCCTCACCCTCGGGTTGCTCGCGCCGGGCGCGGCCGGGGCCGCCGTGCGGCCGACCACCGGCGGGACCCTGCGCCTGGCCGTGCAGACGCCGGGGGCCACCGCCCCCGAGGCGCGGAGCCTCCCGGGGCGGATCCGCGCCAGCCTGGACGAGTGCACCCTCGGCGACCTCCTCGCCGGGCCGCCCCAGGTGGACGAGGAGGAGGACCGCCTCATCCTGCTGCTGGAGGAGGGGCTGGTCTTCCAGGACGGCAGCAAGCTCGACGCGGCGGCGGTGGTGGAGAGCCTCTCGGCCCACGCCCGGGGCAGCGGCGGCGTGGAGGCCTGGCGCCTGCTGGTGCTCGCCGGCGCGGCCGAGCGCATGAGCGGCGCCGAGGGCGAGCTGGGCCTGAAGGCCATCGGCGCGCGCCGCCTGGAGCTGCGCCTCTCCTGGCCCCTGGGCGCCGGCGCGGTGGAGCTCCTCTCCCACCCCGGCCTGCCCCTGCGCAGCAAGGGGGGCGCCCCCTGCGGCCCCTTCCAGGCGCGAGAGGGCGGCCGGGACGGAGTGCTGGTGCCCTTCGATCGCCACCCCCGGGGGCGCCCCTACTTCGACCGGGTCCAGCTCTTCTCGACCCGGGAGGGAAGCCGCCAGGGCAAGGCCGACCTGCGCCTCGAGGCCTCGGTCGACACCCCCCGGGAGCTCCCGCTGACGACCCGCAGCCTGACCTTCCTCCAGGTGAACGCCTCCCCCGCCCTCCGGGAGCAGATCGACGGCTCCCTCGATCGGAAGGCCATCGTCCGCTACCTGGTCGGCGGCCGGGCCCGGCAGGTCTCCACCCTGCTGCCGGACGCGCCGCCGGGCGCCTCCCGCAGCAGCGGTGAGGCGCCGCCCCGCCGCGCCCTCACCCTGGCCTTCGACGGGGAGGACCCCGTCCACCGCCGGATCGCCGAGCGGATCCAGGTGCGCCTCCACGACGGGGGCCTCGAGGTCGCCCTCCAGCCCCTCCCGGCGCGGGAGCGCGGCGCGCTGCTCACCGGCGCCACCGAGCTGGCCCTGATCACCCTCCCCGGCCTCCCCCGGGATCCGGCCCGGGGCCTGGCCGCGGTCAGCCACGCCGTCCTCGGCGCCCGGGCCGCCCAGGAGGTCCTCGAGACCGCCGCCGCCGCCGAGCGGGCGGGCGGCGGGCTGGGGGCGGCCCTCGGCGAGCTCGAGGCCCGGCTGCCGGTCGTCTTCCTCTACGGGGAGGACGAGGTGGTCTGGATCGGAGATTCCCTGCAGGGCGCCGAGCCCTCGGGTACCCTACCCTTCGATCCCGGCGACCTCTGGCGCTGGGAGTCCTCGACCCGCTGACCTCCCTGGGCCCACGAGAAGCCTTGAAGCTCCGAACCCGCCTCTCCCTCGCCTTCACCCTCCTCTCGCTGATCCCCACCGCGGTGGTCGGCTGGGCGGCGCTGCGGACCGTGCAGCGCAGCTTCGGGACGATGACGGCCCAGCGCCTCGGGGAGGCCGAGGCCGCCGCCGGCGCCGCGCTCGAGGATCAGCGGCGCGAGCTTCGCCTGCGCGCCCGGGCCTTCGCCACCGACTCCCCGGCGGTGCACCGGGCGGCGAAGGATCTCTACCTGGGGCAGGCCGAGCTGCCGGCCCTCCTGCCCCTGGCCGAGAGCCTGATGAGCGGCACCGGGCTGACCGCCCTCTACCTCCTCGACGCCGAGGGGAGCGTCGTCTCCTCCGGCCACCTGCCCGGCCGCTTCGGCTACCCGGAGCCCGAGCTCCTCGCCCTGGCCCGGGCCGGCGCCGGCGCCGGCGAGGGGACCACCTTCCAGATCCGGGAGATCGAGGTGAGGCGCGGCGGCCGGATCGAGACGGTGGTCGCCGCCCTGGTCGGCGCCCCGGTCCTGCCCTTCCCCCGCTCCGAGCCCTCCCTCCACGTGGTGGTGGGACGGGCCATCGACGACGGCCTCGCCGAGCGCCTGCGAGAGGTCAGCGGCGCCTCGGTGCGGATCGTCGACGCCGGGGGCCGCACCCTGGGCTCGGCGCTGCAGCCGAGCGAGAAGCCCATCGGCCCGGACTGGCTCGACACCCTGGTGGAGGCCGCCGGCGGCGCGGGCGGCGCCCGCCTGCGCAGCATCGAGGTGCGCGACGGCCGGGGTGAGATCGTGGAGGTCCAGCTGCGGATCGGCACCGCCCTGCTGGCGCAGGCCCGGGGGAGGATCCTCCTGGGCGTGCTCGTCGCCGCCTTCCTGGTCCTCATCGCCTCGGTGCTGCTGGGCGGCGCGGTCTCGGCGCGGATCACCCGCCCGGTGACGGCGCTGGCCGAGTCCGCCGAGGCCCTCGGCCGGGGTGAGTACGACCGGCCCACGAGCATCGACGCCTCGGGGGAGGTGAAGGCGCTGGTCGAGGCCTTCGAGGCCATGCGCCTGGAGATCCGCGCCTCCCACGACCGCATCGCCGCTGCGGAGCGGGTCGCGGCCTGGCAGGAGATCGCCCGGCGCCTCGCCCATGAGATCAAGAACCCCCTGACCCCCATCTCGATGGCCATCGAGACCCTGCGCCGGGCGAGGGAGAAGAACCACGCGGCCTTCGACGAGATCTTCGACGAGAGCAGCGCGGCCATCCTGGAGGAGGTCGCGGCGCTGCGGCGGATCGTGGACGAGTTCGCCCGCTTCGCCCGCCTGCCGGCGCCACAGCCCCAGCCGACCACGGTCCGGGAGCTCTTCGAGACCACCACCGGCCTCTTCCCCGAGGCCCCCGAGGGCATCGTCATCGCCACCGAGATCCCGGAGGCCCTCCCCCCCCTGGAGATCGACCGGGGCCAGCTCCAGCAGGTGCTGCTGAACCTGGTGAAGAACGCCCTCGAGGCCCTCCAGGGCCGCGACGACGGCAAGATGGGCGGGCGGGTGCGCCTGCGGGCCGAGGCCGTCACCCAAGGCGTCGCGCTGCGGGTCGAGGACGACGGGCCGGGCATCCCCGAGGAGAGCCTGGCCGACGTCTTCACCCCCTACTTCACCACCAAGGAGAGCGGCACCGGGCTGGGGCTCGCGATCTGCCACCGGATCGCCACGGAGCATGGCGGGCACCTGGCCGTGGAGAGCGAGGTGGGCTCGGGCACGACCTTCGTGCTCACGCTGCCCGTGGCGGAGTCGTGATCGGCTTCGAGCTGTGAGCTGCGAGCCATGAGCCTGGCCGAAGCCGGGAGTCCATTCCGGCACTTCCTTCGACGGTGGATCGGTCTCAGGAAGTGGACCGAGCACGGCAAAGCTCGCAGCTCATAGCTCGCAGCTCGTAGCTCGTAGCCCAAAAAGAAAGCGACCCCACCGAGCAAGCTCGACGGGGTCGCTTCTACAGCTCGCTAGCTACTGGTTTCAGAAGCTGGCGCAGGCCGCCGCCACCTCGGTGGTGGTGTCGGCCGTGACGGTCTGATTTGCGGCCACCGCGGTCAGAACGACCTGGAAGACGTCGTCGTCGGTCTCGTTGGTGCAAGCCGCGTCGGCGTTGATGTCCACGTAGATGTCGACGGTGTAGTCGCCGCCATCGGGGAGGATGTCGTTCCAGGTGAAGGCGAAGGGACCGGCGCCGACACCGATGGTATCGGTGCCGGAGGCGATCTCTGTGCCCGCGGCGTCACGCACGGAGGCGTAGACCATGTCGCCGTTGGTGCCGTTGGTGTTGCTGCCGTCGACGGTCAGGTTCCACATCTGGGTGGCGACGCAGAAGCCGAGGCTGACGTCGCAGACGCCCGGGCCGCAGTCGGCGTCGGTGGTGCAGCCCGCCACGCAGCGGTCCTCACCCATGGGGCCGGCGCCGGCCTCGCAGGTGCCGTGCCAGCAGTCGGTGCCGGCGGCGCAGGTGGCCTCGCACTGGCCGGTGGGGCCGTTGCAGAGGTAGGTGCCGCGCTCGCAGAAGCCGACGGCCGGAGCCGCCGCGGCGTTCGCCACGCAGGCCAGGCCGCCGCCGCACTCGAGGTCCGAGTCGCAGGGGGAGGCGCAGCCACCGGCGGTGGCGGGGTTACCGCCAGCGTCGAGGACGTTGATGGAGCCGGCCCAGTAGACCTGACCGCTGTTGCAGTACTGGTTGACCTCGGCGACGCCGCTCAGCGGCATCACGCAGGTGTTGGTGGCCAGATCGCAGCGCTCCTGGCGGGTCACGCCCTGGGAGATCGTCTGGACCGGGCAGTCGGCGTCGACCTGGCAGTAGCCGCAGTCGGCGTTGGTCTCGCAGCCCATGAAGCAGAAGGCGCCGGCCGAGTCGTAGAGGCAGAGGTCCATGGCGTCGCCGGTGAGGAACTCGAGGCGCGAGCAGGCGCCGCCCACGGTCGCGGCGTTGCAGTCGGCGTCGGCGGTGCAGCCCTCGTAGCAGATGAGCGCCACGTCGGTGCCGAGGTTCAGCTCCATGCAGTCGCGGGCGCCGCAGGGGGCCGGGGTGTCGGCGCAGGAGTTGCCCTCGACCACGTTGTAGTTCATGCAGGCGTTGAAGGTCGCCACGTCGCCGGAGACGAAGGCCACCTCGGCCGGATCGCAGAACTGGCCGGCGTCGCAGTCGGCGTCGACGGTGCAGCCGTTGTAGCAGATGAAGACGTCGGTCCCGCCGATGTTCACCGAGGTGCTGTCGGCCATGTTGGTGCCGGCGCAGCCCGCGGCGGAGGCGGCGATGAAGAAGGCGTCGTAGTTGCTCTCGATCTGCGGCGAGGGGGCGCAGGTCGCGGTGCCGTCGGCGTTGGTGAGGGTCTGGCAGGCGTTGACGTCGGCCGGATCGCAGTCGGTCATGCAGCCGGTCAGGCCGATGCCGAGGCCCTGGCAGGTCTCACCGGCGTCGCAGGCCAGCACGGTGTTGCCGGTGGCGTCGAAGGGATCGAGGCCGAGGTGGCAGGAGAGGGACATGCACATGGCGCCGCCGGAGAAGTCCACGCAGGCGGAGCCGGCCTCGCACTGATCGGCGACGTCCGGATCGCAGGGGGCGCCGTTGGCGCGGCAGCCGGTGGTGCACTCGGACTGGTCGAAGATCGGGAAGCAGTAGTCGGCCGGCGCGCCCGAGGAGCTGATGCACTGCTGGTCGGTCGGGCAGTCGCCGATGTTGACGTCGCAGGCGTCCACGCACACCCCGTCGCAGAAGGAGCCGGTGGGGCACTCGGAGTCGCTGTTGCATCCCTTGGTGCAGTAGCCGCCGCGGATGCCGTAGCGGGCCTCGTCGAAGCACTCGAGGCCAGCGCCCACGGCGCAGTCGCTGTTCACGGTGCAGGGAGAGCCCGTCTCACCCGCGATGGGCAGGCGGATGATGCACTCGCCGGTGGTCTCGTCGCAGTTCTCGTTGAACTCGGGGCAGCCGTCGGTGATGCAGGCGGCCTCGCAGGAGGGCGGATCGGCGAGCTGGTTGCAGTTGAAGTCCACCGGGCAGCCGTCGGGCTGGGTGGTGTCGTTGGTGCAGACCTTCTGCACGCAGGCGCCGGTGCCCGCGCCGGCCTGGCACTGGGTCTCGTCGCAGGTGGTCCGGGGGTCCGGGCAGGTGGCCGCGGTGCAGCACACGCCGGTGCACTCACCGGTGGCGGGATCGCAGGTCATGCCGCCCTGGCAGGGGGTGGTCCGGGCCAGGCAGAGGTCGGCGATGTCCTCGCACTCGTTAGTGTCCAAGTTGCAGGTCTGGTTGGTGCCGCAGTCGGCGTTGGCTTCGCACTCCTTACCCGGACAGCCAGACAGGACGACGACCGCGAAGAGCGCGATCGTGGCCTGGAAGAACGTGGTGAACCTCATTTGAACCCCTCCTTCAGGGTGTGTTGAGCGGGCCCCGCCGTAGGGGTGCCCTCGAAGACTCCGAAAAACCGATTCGTTTGGGTGCGGGGAAGCCCGCGGCCCCGAGCCAGTCGGGGATCCGCGGGCCTTTTACCCCAATTGCGGCCAGATCTGTACGGATCCGGCCGCTACTGTCACTGGGTCGCGTATCCCAGCTGGCCGAGGAAGTCCAAGGCCATGCGGAGGAAGGACTCCTCCGACCTCAGCTTGGACTCCACGCGGTCCGTGAGCTCGAGCAGGCACTCGTCGTCGGCGCCCGGATCCGCGGGGTCGATCCCGTAGACCTTGCCGCAGACCTGGTTGGCGGCGGCGAAGCCGGCCGGGGCGCCGCCGTTGCTGGCGTAGCCACGGTAGGTCTCCAGCTTGGCTGCCAGGTCCGCGGCCTTGGCGACGACCGGCCAGAACACCGAGCGCTGATCCCCGGTCTGGGGCACGAC contains these protein-coding regions:
- a CDS encoding VCBS repeat-containing protein, producing the protein MRCRLRAIVALAALLLLSLAPALARAARESTPISAIDRLVDDFGARLDEALPAVEPRNLALVFRARGPEDGPAAGGELGRVVEAALPAALRGAAGITHVHLLPPSDHETHLRQAARAGATHLLEVSLHLVGSELLLTGELAPTWENLWTGEIVGETTTFSVRTRADRAALLLARAATAAAPSSTHLRLVPLGELPGEVVALSIGDARGDGQQLLAALDLEAVTLHRLHDGRLEELARHELSDRGRALVRPRSPTGGVAIAKVAFAPALTFRHERHSAGAVLRFKRGRLEHLAEAQDVPLSATDELLLFGELVPGQSRFGPRLRLQGPGMVANLEVGGELLEAALSPAGDELMILRPDHTLERFALRRDKSSARLERLPLRAPPAGLGLAIADLDGDGSPERIASAAEPPGLEDRLQIAELAGEVRELRPIPGAVRCAATGDLDADGRDDVVVASILGGTTYLYLLTGAP
- a CDS encoding ATP-binding protein → MKLRTRLSLAFTLLSLIPTAVVGWAALRTVQRSFGTMTAQRLGEAEAAAGAALEDQRRELRLRARAFATDSPAVHRAAKDLYLGQAELPALLPLAESLMSGTGLTALYLLDAEGSVVSSGHLPGRFGYPEPELLALARAGAGAGEGTTFQIREIEVRRGGRIETVVAALVGAPVLPFPRSEPSLHVVVGRAIDDGLAERLREVSGASVRIVDAGGRTLGSALQPSEKPIGPDWLDTLVEAAGGAGGARLRSIEVRDGRGEIVEVQLRIGTALLAQARGRILLGVLVAAFLVLIASVLLGGAVSARITRPVTALAESAEALGRGEYDRPTSIDASGEVKALVEAFEAMRLEIRASHDRIAAAERVAAWQEIARRLAHEIKNPLTPISMAIETLRRAREKNHAAFDEIFDESSAAILEEVAALRRIVDEFARFARLPAPQPQPTTVRELFETTTGLFPEAPEGIVIATEIPEALPPLEIDRGQLQQVLLNLVKNALEALQGRDDGKMGGRVRLRAEAVTQGVALRVEDDGPGIPEESLADVFTPYFTTKESGTGLGLAICHRIATEHGGHLAVESEVGSGTTFVLTLPVAES